One genomic window of Punica granatum isolate Tunisia-2019 chromosome 1, ASM765513v2, whole genome shotgun sequence includes the following:
- the LOC116194984 gene encoding uncharacterized protein LOC116194984 has protein sequence MGFFSFFGRLLLASFFILSAWQMFNELSADGGHAAKELRPKLVVVSKHLSDLLGKKIPDVDVKQVVTGITFMKGIGGFLFILGSSFGAYLLLLQLAFTTPILYDFYNYDPSRPKFEILLNEFAQNMALFGALLFFIGMKGALPKRQVKKKAPKSKTV, from the exons ATGggtttcttttccttctttggaAGACTCCTCTTAGCCTCCTTCTTCATCCTCTCCGCCTGGCAGAT GTTCAATGAACTTTCAGCTGATGGGGGTCACGCGGCTAAGGAGTTACGTCCTAAGTTGGTCGTTGTCTCGAAACACCTGTCTGATCTTCTTGGCAAAAAGATCCCTGATGTTGAT GTTAAGCAAGTCGTTACTGGgatcactttcatgaaagGAATTGGAGGCTTTCTATTCATCCTCGGTAGCTCATTTGGGGCTTATCTCCTG CTTCTCCAATTGGCATTCACAACCCCGATCCTCTACGACTTCTACAACTACGATCCCAGCAGGCCCAAATTCGAGATTCTCCTGAATGAGTTTGCCCAG AACATGGCACTTTTCGGTGCACTGCTCTTCTTCATCGGAATGAAGGGTGCACTTCCAAAGAGGCAAGTCAAGAAGAAGGCCCCCAAATCGAAAACAGTTTAG
- the LOC116192945 gene encoding 1-aminocyclopropane-1-carboxylate oxidase homolog 1-like isoform X2, protein MVENEKKAEETEKGYDRKRELTTFDESKAGVKGLVDAGVEKIPHIFNCEKFSFNKNPGTGQSRFCIPVIDFEGVHSRPTQRSEIVQAILDASKRWGFFQVINHGIPTSLLDGMIQGIRSFHEQDSEVKRDFYTRDINQRKVIYLSNFDLYQAPVTNWRDTLGFAMEPDPPSREELPNVCRDVLIEYSKQVKQLGITIFELIAEALGLKPNYFKEMDYAKHLLILGHYYPTCPEPELAIGTTSHSDNDFLTILLQDNIGGLQVLHENQWVDVIPLHGALIVNIGELLQVPPLFLICRNSPRVLSKKEGPRISVACFFRAQDVMGNASRTYGPILELISEENPPVYRNINLKDYMEYFYSKGLDTTSALTPFKL, encoded by the exons ATGGTAGAGAATGAGAAGAAAGCTGAAGAGACCGAGAAGGGATATGACCGGAAAAGAGAGTTGACAACCTTTGATGAGTCGAAAGCCGGTGTGAAGGGACTAGTAGATGCCGGGGTAGAGAAAATCCCACACATCTTCAACTGTGAAAAATTCAGTTTCAACAAGAACCCGGGAACCGGCCAATCTCGGTTCTGCATTCCGGTGATAGACTTCGAGGGTGTCCACTCAAGGCCCACCCAGCGATCCGAGATTGTTCAGGCAATCCTTGATGCATCCAAGAGATGGGGTTTCTTTCAGGTTATCAATCACGGGATCCCGACAAGTCTGTTGGATGGGATGATCCAGGGGATTCGCAGCTTCCATGAGCAAGACTCAGAGGTGAAGAGAGACTTTTACACGCGGGATATCAATCAGAGAAAGGTCATTTATCTTTCCAACTTCGACCTGTACCAGGCACCAGTAACTAATTGGAGAGACACTTTGGGTTTCGCGATGGAGCCTGATCCACCCAGTCGGGAAGAACTGCCCAATGTTTGCAG GGATGTGCTAATAGAATACTCGAAGCAAGTGAAGCAACTTGGGATCACCATTTTCGAGTTGATAGCGGAGGCTTTAGGATTAAAACCAAACTACTTCAAGGAAATGGATTATGCAAAGCACCTGCTGATCTTGGGACACTACTACCCTACCTGCCCCGAACCGGAATTGGCAATTGGCACAACAAGCCACTCAGATAATGACTTCTTGACCATACTCTTGCAAGATAACATCGGAGGACTGCAGGTCCTCCATGAAAATCAGTGGGTTGATGTTATTCCATTGCATGGAGCTCTCATCGTCAACATAGGAGAACTTCTTCAGGTGCCCCCTCTTTTTCTTATCTGCAGAAATTCCCCCAG GGTACTATCCAAAAAGGAAGGCCCGAGGATTTCGGTGGCATGTTTCTTCAGGGCACAGGATGTGATGGGCAATGCATCAAGAACTTACGGGCCCATCCTTGAGCTGATATCGGAGGAAAATCCCCCGGTCTACAGGAACATCAATCTCAAAGACTACATGGAATATTTCTATAGTAAAGGGCTCGACACAACCTCTGCTTTGACGCCTTTCAAGCTTTGA
- the LOC116192945 gene encoding 1-aminocyclopropane-1-carboxylate oxidase homolog 1-like isoform X3: MVENEKKAEETEKGYDRKRELTTFDESKAGVKGLVDAGVEKIPHIFNCEKFSFNKNPGTGQSRFCIPVIDFEGVHSRPTQRSEIVQAILDASKRWGFFQVINHGIPTSLLDGMIQGIRSFHEQDSEVKRDFYTRDINQRKVIYLSNFDLYQAPVTNWRDTLGFAMEPDPPSREELPNVCRDVLIEYSKQVKQLGITIFELIAEALGLKPNYFKEMDYAKHLLILGHYYPTCPEPELAIGTTSHSDNDFLTILLQDNIGGLQVLHENQWVDVIPLHGALIVNIGELLQVPPLFLICRNSPRVNHDTQKPS; the protein is encoded by the exons ATGGTAGAGAATGAGAAGAAAGCTGAAGAGACCGAGAAGGGATATGACCGGAAAAGAGAGTTGACAACCTTTGATGAGTCGAAAGCCGGTGTGAAGGGACTAGTAGATGCCGGGGTAGAGAAAATCCCACACATCTTCAACTGTGAAAAATTCAGTTTCAACAAGAACCCGGGAACCGGCCAATCTCGGTTCTGCATTCCGGTGATAGACTTCGAGGGTGTCCACTCAAGGCCCACCCAGCGATCCGAGATTGTTCAGGCAATCCTTGATGCATCCAAGAGATGGGGTTTCTTTCAGGTTATCAATCACGGGATCCCGACAAGTCTGTTGGATGGGATGATCCAGGGGATTCGCAGCTTCCATGAGCAAGACTCAGAGGTGAAGAGAGACTTTTACACGCGGGATATCAATCAGAGAAAGGTCATTTATCTTTCCAACTTCGACCTGTACCAGGCACCAGTAACTAATTGGAGAGACACTTTGGGTTTCGCGATGGAGCCTGATCCACCCAGTCGGGAAGAACTGCCCAATGTTTGCAG GGATGTGCTAATAGAATACTCGAAGCAAGTGAAGCAACTTGGGATCACCATTTTCGAGTTGATAGCGGAGGCTTTAGGATTAAAACCAAACTACTTCAAGGAAATGGATTATGCAAAGCACCTGCTGATCTTGGGACACTACTACCCTACCTGCCCCGAACCGGAATTGGCAATTGGCACAACAAGCCACTCAGATAATGACTTCTTGACCATACTCTTGCAAGATAACATCGGAGGACTGCAGGTCCTCCATGAAAATCAGTGGGTTGATGTTATTCCATTGCATGGAGCTCTCATCGTCAACATAGGAGAACTTCTTCAGGTGCCCCCTCTTTTTCTTATCTGCAGAAATTCCCCCAG aGTGAACCATGATACCCAGAAACCCAGTTGA
- the LOC116192945 gene encoding 1-aminocyclopropane-1-carboxylate oxidase homolog 1-like isoform X1 yields the protein MVENEKKAEETEKGYDRKRELTTFDESKAGVKGLVDAGVEKIPHIFNCEKFSFNKNPGTGQSRFCIPVIDFEGVHSRPTQRSEIVQAILDASKRWGFFQVINHGIPTSLLDGMIQGIRSFHEQDSEVKRDFYTRDINQRKVIYLSNFDLYQAPVTNWRDTLGFAMEPDPPSREELPNVCRDVLIEYSKQVKQLGITIFELIAEALGLKPNYFKEMDYAKHLLILGHYYPTCPEPELAIGTTSHSDNDFLTILLQDNIGGLQVLHENQWVDVIPLHGALIVNIGELLQLVSNDALISVNHRVLSKKEGPRISVACFFRAQDVMGNASRTYGPILELISEENPPVYRNINLKDYMEYFYSKGLDTTSALTPFKL from the exons ATGGTAGAGAATGAGAAGAAAGCTGAAGAGACCGAGAAGGGATATGACCGGAAAAGAGAGTTGACAACCTTTGATGAGTCGAAAGCCGGTGTGAAGGGACTAGTAGATGCCGGGGTAGAGAAAATCCCACACATCTTCAACTGTGAAAAATTCAGTTTCAACAAGAACCCGGGAACCGGCCAATCTCGGTTCTGCATTCCGGTGATAGACTTCGAGGGTGTCCACTCAAGGCCCACCCAGCGATCCGAGATTGTTCAGGCAATCCTTGATGCATCCAAGAGATGGGGTTTCTTTCAGGTTATCAATCACGGGATCCCGACAAGTCTGTTGGATGGGATGATCCAGGGGATTCGCAGCTTCCATGAGCAAGACTCAGAGGTGAAGAGAGACTTTTACACGCGGGATATCAATCAGAGAAAGGTCATTTATCTTTCCAACTTCGACCTGTACCAGGCACCAGTAACTAATTGGAGAGACACTTTGGGTTTCGCGATGGAGCCTGATCCACCCAGTCGGGAAGAACTGCCCAATGTTTGCAG GGATGTGCTAATAGAATACTCGAAGCAAGTGAAGCAACTTGGGATCACCATTTTCGAGTTGATAGCGGAGGCTTTAGGATTAAAACCAAACTACTTCAAGGAAATGGATTATGCAAAGCACCTGCTGATCTTGGGACACTACTACCCTACCTGCCCCGAACCGGAATTGGCAATTGGCACAACAAGCCACTCAGATAATGACTTCTTGACCATACTCTTGCAAGATAACATCGGAGGACTGCAGGTCCTCCATGAAAATCAGTGGGTTGATGTTATTCCATTGCATGGAGCTCTCATCGTCAACATAGGAGAACTTCTTCAG CTAGTATCAAACGACGCGCTTATCAGCGTAAACCATAGGGTACTATCCAAAAAGGAAGGCCCGAGGATTTCGGTGGCATGTTTCTTCAGGGCACAGGATGTGATGGGCAATGCATCAAGAACTTACGGGCCCATCCTTGAGCTGATATCGGAGGAAAATCCCCCGGTCTACAGGAACATCAATCTCAAAGACTACATGGAATATTTCTATAGTAAAGGGCTCGACACAACCTCTGCTTTGACGCCTTTCAAGCTTTGA